The Sulfurimonas sp. genome includes a region encoding these proteins:
- a CDS encoding endonuclease MutS2 codes for MQIISQLDLNEHIAQFKSFFSRNDDLFIEGDQELHFRYIKALDKLEFNAPPKVSDFANIKQHLKKHGVLNFEQIFEIVKVVRYFRYFKNRDIEGIIGEWMEKFEFPEQFLEVEKYFTNDGKFEENLDQELFSLSQRVKEQKNNISVSLKRLVSSSKVAPYLMDTQLHFVNNEDCLLVRGGFNHVLKGAVVGRSSSGGFYVSPDSILKAKEQIRYINQEREAIFYRYSQEFSTKLSELQPFINFIDKEFSRFDNYQARVLFAKSQNLQIVKSQKNSNIILKDFIHPALHNAKPVNVDFSKNVLMITGVNAGGKTMLLKSLLSSAFMAKYMIPMKLNENKSSIGNFKKILSIIDDPQNVKNDISTFAGRMQQFSQIFTQRDALVGVDEIELGTDSDEAAALFKVILDELIKKNQKIIVTTHHKRLAALMADRDDVELMAAIYDEDARKPTYEFMHGIIGKSYAFETASRYGIAPHIVKEAKSVYGDNSEKLNLLIERGSQLERELKQKHIKVDEKLEELNKKEQELKALREDLFKELDEQKSALKRSYEAAINEAKSAARAGDTQAIHRAMNKANKNLPKEQKEEIKRDIVFSVGDQVKYHSQSGTIKALKGNKEAIVEVNGMTVRVKTKQLKPTQIIKQKPQSDVKVQVEKKAGLKCDLHGMRADEACETLDKFLSDALMNGWDEVIVYHGIGTGKLSYAVKNFLTAHPRVKSFTDAPPHLGGFGAKIVYL; via the coding sequence ATGCAAATAATCTCTCAGTTAGATTTAAACGAGCATATAGCTCAGTTTAAAAGCTTTTTCTCCCGCAATGATGATCTCTTTATAGAAGGTGATCAAGAACTACATTTTCGCTACATAAAAGCACTTGATAAGTTGGAGTTTAATGCTCCTCCAAAAGTGTCTGATTTTGCAAATATAAAACAGCATCTTAAAAAACACGGTGTACTTAACTTTGAACAAATTTTTGAGATTGTAAAAGTTGTACGCTACTTTCGTTATTTTAAAAACCGTGATATAGAAGGAATTATAGGCGAATGGATGGAAAAGTTCGAATTTCCTGAACAGTTTTTAGAAGTTGAAAAATACTTTACAAATGATGGAAAGTTTGAAGAAAATTTAGACCAAGAGCTTTTTTCTCTAAGCCAGAGAGTAAAAGAGCAAAAAAATAATATATCCGTTTCACTTAAACGTCTAGTCTCTTCATCTAAAGTTGCACCTTATCTTATGGACACACAACTTCACTTTGTAAACAACGAAGACTGCCTTTTAGTTCGCGGTGGTTTTAACCATGTACTAAAAGGTGCAGTAGTTGGACGTAGTAGCAGTGGAGGTTTTTATGTATCACCTGATTCTATTTTAAAAGCCAAAGAGCAGATCCGCTATATAAACCAAGAGCGTGAAGCTATCTTTTACAGATATTCCCAAGAGTTCTCTACTAAACTAAGTGAGTTGCAGCCCTTTATCAACTTTATAGACAAAGAGTTTTCACGTTTTGATAATTATCAGGCAAGGGTTTTATTTGCAAAAAGTCAAAATCTCCAAATTGTAAAATCTCAAAAAAATTCAAATATAATTTTAAAAGATTTTATCCACCCTGCCCTGCATAATGCAAAACCTGTAAACGTAGACTTTAGTAAAAATGTTCTTATGATTACAGGTGTAAATGCCGGTGGTAAAACTATGCTTCTAAAATCTCTTTTATCTAGTGCATTTATGGCAAAGTATATGATCCCAATGAAGCTAAATGAGAATAAAAGCTCAATTGGAAATTTTAAGAAGATTCTCTCAATAATAGATGATCCGCAAAATGTTAAAAATGACATCTCTACATTTGCTGGAAGAATGCAACAATTCTCTCAGATCTTCACTCAGCGTGATGCACTTGTCGGAGTAGATGAGATTGAGCTTGGAACAGACTCTGATGAAGCTGCAGCTTTATTTAAAGTTATACTTGATGAGCTTATAAAGAAAAATCAAAAGATTATAGTAACCACTCACCATAAGCGTCTTGCAGCACTTATGGCTGATCGTGATGATGTTGAGCTTATGGCTGCCATATATGATGAAGATGCTAGAAAACCGACATATGAATTTATGCATGGGATCATCGGTAAGAGTTATGCTTTTGAAACGGCAAGCCGTTACGGTATAGCACCGCATATAGTTAAAGAGGCTAAAAGCGTATACGGCGACAATAGTGAAAAACTAAACCTTCTTATAGAGCGTGGAAGCCAGCTTGAGCGTGAGTTAAAACAAAAACATATAAAAGTAGATGAGAAACTTGAAGAGCTTAATAAAAAAGAGCAAGAACTAAAAGCTTTAAGAGAAGATCTTTTTAAAGAGCTTGATGAACAAAAATCTGCACTTAAACGTAGTTATGAAGCTGCAATAAATGAAGCAAAATCAGCTGCACGTGCTGGTGATACACAGGCTATTCACCGTGCTATGAATAAAGCAAATAAAAATCTGCCTAAAGAGCAAAAAGAAGAGATAAAAAGAGATATAGTCTTTAGTGTAGGCGATCAGGTAAAATACCATTCCCAAAGCGGAACTATCAAAGCTCTTAAAGGCAATAAAGAAGCCATTGTAGAAGTAAACGGCATGACTGTGCGCGTTAAGACAAAACAACTCAAACCGACACAAATAATAAAACAAAAACCTCAATCAGATGTAAAAGTGCAAGTTGAGAAAAAAGCTGGTCTTAAATGTGACTTGCACGGTATGCGTGCAGATGAGGCATGTGAGACACTGGATAAGTTTTTATCCGATGCTCTTATGAACGGCTGGGATGAAGTTATAGTTTATCACGGTATTGGAACAGGTAAGCTGTCATATGCAGTTAAAAACTTCCTAACAGCTCATCCAAGGGTCAAAAGCTTTACTGACGCACCACCTCATCTTGGCGGTTTTGGAGCTAAGATAGTTTACCTTTAA
- a CDS encoding FIST N-terminal domain-containing protein — translation MRTFNTYYKDIDDLDNFISKNSIDQHKDILVQVFSSVCDEKTLQLLTRDILKLLPNAKIIGATTDGEILGKNVSTDKIVISITEFKHSTLNISAVENDGNSFECGEKLAKDVIHTNTKLIILFADGLSINGEDFLDGVSSVSKDIMLAGGMAGDGARFKNTYVFSNDKVISNGAVGVSINSKNLNVKNAYSFFWQEIGKELIVTKVEDNRVYEINGVSAVDTYRKYLGEEAAKSLPAIGIEFPLILNKDGVKVARAVLGKGDDGSLVFAGNLHIGDRVHFGFGNANAILSESIQIGKEFHDTPVESIFIYSCMARRRFLEDAISVELEPLSKVAPSSGFFTYGEFFKSDEPELLNQTMTVISLSESDDVSKYQHEEDAEIDSKIKSMNATNKALSHLIDQTTHELKETNENLESLVAIKTKELQNKVKELQTASKVKSDFLASMSHEIRTPLNAILGFVDILRGDEKDKQRQKYFSIIKNSGNTLLTVINDILDFSKIESGKMTFEKRKFATKKPFKEIGLLFYERAKEKGIELKINFDDNLPRFFVGDIVRVKQIASNFLSNAIKFTDQGGKITMSTHYDKQRDVLIFCVKDTGSGIDKKNLDKIFEAFTQADSSTTRKYGGTGLGLSISATLIKAMNGTIDVQSELGKGSEFCFYLPLVEADEDAEHEHSKEALAKLYMHNKLSGNVLLVEDNETNQILVNLLLDKVDLQADLANNGLEGVNMFNDKKYDLILMDENMPKMNGIEATKVIREIEKEKSLSPTPIVALTANALSEDKDRFINAGMDDFIAKPIEYETFVKILHRFLACKIDS, via the coding sequence TTGAGAACTTTTAATACCTATTATAAAGATATTGATGATTTAGATAATTTCATATCAAAAAACTCAATTGATCAACACAAAGATATTCTAGTACAGGTTTTCAGCTCTGTATGCGATGAGAAAACTTTGCAACTACTTACAAGAGATATATTAAAACTACTCCCAAACGCTAAAATAATCGGTGCGACTACAGACGGTGAAATTTTAGGAAAAAACGTAAGTACTGATAAAATTGTTATAAGCATAACAGAATTTAAACATAGCACTTTAAACATATCTGCAGTCGAAAATGATGGCAACAGTTTCGAGTGTGGAGAAAAGTTAGCAAAAGATGTAATACATACAAACACAAAACTTATAATTCTTTTTGCCGACGGTTTGAGTATTAACGGTGAAGATTTTTTAGACGGGGTTAGCAGTGTAAGTAAAGATATTATGCTTGCAGGCGGTATGGCGGGTGACGGTGCCAGATTTAAAAATACTTATGTATTCTCAAACGATAAAGTAATCTCTAACGGAGCAGTCGGTGTATCGATAAACTCCAAAAACCTAAATGTAAAAAATGCATACAGCTTTTTTTGGCAGGAGATCGGTAAAGAGCTTATCGTTACTAAAGTTGAAGATAACAGAGTATATGAGATTAATGGTGTAAGTGCAGTAGATACTTACAGAAAATATTTAGGTGAAGAGGCTGCAAAAAGTTTACCTGCTATTGGAATTGAATTTCCATTAATTTTAAATAAAGACGGTGTAAAAGTAGCACGTGCTGTTCTTGGAAAAGGCGATGACGGCTCTTTGGTTTTTGCAGGGAATTTGCATATTGGAGATAGGGTACATTTTGGATTTGGTAATGCAAATGCAATTTTATCAGAGTCTATACAAATTGGTAAAGAGTTTCATGATACACCTGTTGAGTCAATATTTATATACTCTTGTATGGCAAGAAGAAGGTTTTTAGAAGATGCCATATCTGTAGAGTTAGAACCTCTATCAAAAGTAGCGCCAAGCAGTGGTTTTTTTACATACGGTGAGTTTTTTAAGTCTGATGAACCAGAACTTCTAAATCAAACTATGACTGTAATATCTTTAAGTGAGAGTGATGATGTAAGTAAATATCAACATGAAGAAGATGCAGAGATAGATTCGAAAATTAAGAGTATGAATGCAACAAACAAAGCACTCTCACATTTAATAGATCAAACGACACACGAGTTAAAAGAGACAAATGAAAATCTTGAATCATTAGTAGCTATAAAAACAAAAGAGTTGCAAAATAAAGTAAAAGAACTACAAACTGCATCTAAAGTAAAGTCTGACTTCTTAGCCAGTATGTCTCATGAGATAAGAACACCATTAAATGCTATTTTAGGCTTTGTAGATATTTTAAGAGGTGATGAGAAAGACAAGCAAAGGCAAAAATACTTCAGCATCATCAAAAACTCAGGTAATACTTTACTTACAGTTATAAACGATATACTCGACTTTTCCAAAATAGAATCTGGAAAAATGACATTTGAGAAAAGAAAATTTGCTACCAAAAAACCTTTTAAAGAGATAGGGCTTTTATTTTATGAACGTGCAAAAGAGAAAGGTATAGAGTTAAAGATAAATTTTGACGATAACCTTCCAAGGTTTTTCGTAGGTGATATTGTACGCGTAAAACAGATAGCTTCGAACTTTTTGAGTAATGCCATAAAGTTTACCGATCAAGGCGGTAAAATTACTATGAGTACCCATTATGATAAGCAAAGAGATGTGTTGATCTTTTGTGTTAAAGATACAGGCTCAGGAATAGACAAAAAAAACCTTGATAAAATTTTTGAAGCGTTCACTCAAGCTGATAGCTCAACTACTAGAAAGTATGGTGGAACTGGTTTAGGTCTTTCTATATCTGCAACACTTATAAAAGCAATGAATGGAACTATAGATGTTCAAAGTGAACTTGGAAAAGGTAGTGAATTTTGTTTTTATCTGCCTTTAGTTGAAGCTGATGAAGATGCTGAACACGAACATTCAAAAGAGGCTTTAGCTAAACTGTATATGCATAATAAGCTTAGCGGAAACGTTTTACTTGTTGAAGATAATGAAACAAATCAAATACTTGTAAATCTTCTTTTAGACAAAGTTGATTTACAAGCGGACCTTGCTAACAATGGTTTAGAAGGTGTTAATATGTTTAATGACAAAAAGTATGACTTAATTCTTATGGATGAAAACATGCCTAAGATGAACGGTATAGAAGCTACAAAAGTTATACGTGAGATAGAGAAAGAAAAGTCACTAAGCCCTACACCTATTGTTGCTCTAACGGCAAATGCTCTTTCAGAAGACAAAGACAGATTTATAAATGCAGGGATGGATGATTTTATTGCCAAACCTATTGAATATGAAACTTTTGTAAAAATTCTTCATAGGTTTTTAGCTTGTAAAATAGATAGTTAA
- a CDS encoding NAD(P)/FAD-dependent oxidoreductase yields the protein MKRVAVIGAGASGLICAIECAKNSCKVDLYEQNSKSGKKILVSGNGRCNITNTTISQNDYYSQSNSFVIDALNNFGYKEFQKYCNSIGLLLDEKEDGKVYPLSNEAKSVVAILNEQALNSGVNFIYDTKVSDIQKMFEKYDAVVVATGSEAASHLGGCDDGLEFAKAFDHNIVPTYPSLVQLELSNSSHAKMSGAKVDGEVTLMINNQKISSASGDILFTTYGVSGFSILDISREASEAILNYSCVDVILNLLPKFSHQKLSNHLNTISKSLPDSSILNALHALLPLKISKTILDVLNISADTKLESLNMKDFKRIANQCLNWKFEVSNTHGFRHAEVAGGGVDVSEIDPKTMESKKQKNLYFTGEVLDVVGRRGGYNFAWAWASGYAAAKDISK from the coding sequence ATGAAAAGAGTAGCAGTTATCGGTGCCGGTGCAAGTGGACTTATTTGTGCAATTGAATGTGCCAAAAATTCTTGCAAGGTAGATTTGTACGAACAAAATTCAAAAAGCGGGAAAAAAATACTGGTCTCAGGTAACGGCAGATGTAATATTACAAATACGACGATCTCTCAAAACGACTACTACTCACAAAGCAACTCTTTTGTTATTGACGCACTAAATAATTTTGGATACAAAGAGTTTCAAAAGTACTGCAATTCTATTGGTCTTTTACTAGATGAAAAAGAAGACGGAAAAGTCTACCCTCTCTCAAACGAAGCCAAATCGGTTGTTGCCATCTTAAACGAGCAAGCCTTAAACAGTGGTGTAAATTTTATATATGATACAAAAGTATCAGATATACAAAAAATGTTTGAAAAATATGATGCCGTAGTAGTAGCGACAGGAAGCGAAGCGGCTTCTCATCTTGGCGGATGTGATGATGGTTTGGAGTTTGCAAAAGCATTTGATCATAATATTGTGCCAACATACCCAAGCCTTGTTCAACTAGAACTATCAAACTCATCGCATGCTAAAATGAGCGGTGCAAAGGTTGATGGTGAAGTGACACTGATGATTAACAATCAAAAAATTTCATCTGCTAGCGGTGATATTTTATTTACAACTTATGGAGTTTCAGGCTTTAGTATATTAGACATATCTAGAGAAGCCAGTGAAGCTATTCTGAACTACTCATGCGTAGATGTTATTTTAAACCTTTTACCGAAGTTCTCACACCAAAAACTATCAAATCATTTAAACACTATTAGCAAATCACTTCCTGATAGTTCTATACTAAATGCGCTTCATGCCCTACTTCCGTTGAAAATATCTAAAACAATACTTGATGTTCTAAATATATCTGCAGATACCAAACTGGAATCACTAAACATGAAAGATTTTAAACGCATAGCAAATCAGTGTCTAAACTGGAAGTTTGAAGTCTCAAACACTCATGGCTTTCGTCATGCAGAAGTTGCAGGTGGCGGTGTAGATGTCAGCGAAATAGATCCAAAAACTATGGAATCTAAAAAACAAAAAAATCTTTACTTTACAGGCGAAGTTCTAGATGTAGTCGGTCGTCGTGGCGGTTATAACTTTGCATGGGCATGGGCTAGCGGATACGCTGCTGCTAAGGATATATCCAAATAA
- a CDS encoding MarR family winged helix-turn-helix transcriptional regulator, producing MKVNTTKSYGLTADKSMSTWIQLYRAFKKIRAKEMAYIKSCNLTMNQFEILEVLYHRGDLSVGAITKLTLGTAGNVTVVIKNLVRDGFVNSIPDPDDKRTYIISITGKGIDVISALFPDHAKNFENYFEVLDENELETLFNLLRKLHKSQ from the coding sequence ATGAAAGTAAATACTACTAAAAGCTATGGTTTAACTGCTGATAAATCCATGAGTACATGGATTCAGCTCTATCGTGCTTTTAAAAAGATCAGAGCTAAAGAGATGGCTTATATTAAGTCATGCAACTTAACTATGAATCAATTTGAAATATTAGAAGTTCTTTACCATAGAGGTGATTTAAGTGTAGGTGCTATAACCAAACTAACACTTGGAACTGCCGGGAATGTAACTGTAGTTATAAAAAACTTAGTTAGAGATGGTTTTGTGAACTCTATACCTGATCCTGACGACAAAAGAACATACATAATATCTATTACTGGGAAAGGTATAGATGTTATTAGTGCGTTGTTTCCAGACCATGCTAAAAACTTTGAGAACTACTTTGAAGTTTTGGATGAAAACGAATTGGAGACCTTATTCAATTTATTGAGAAAATTACACAAATCACAATGA
- a CDS encoding YceI family protein, giving the protein MNLLRLGLVSVLVAGSLFAGNYNVDVTHSNVSFKVKHMMISNVTGKFDKFKGNFVFDEKTKTLKSLYGEVEAASVNTENEKRDTHLRSADFFDVTKYPTLTLELTDIGSDEATGKLTIHGITKLVKFELETTGVIKDPWGNQRTGLSLEAKVNRQEFGLKWNDLLESGGLIVDDKVKIFIELEGILTK; this is encoded by the coding sequence ATGAATTTATTAAGATTAGGATTGGTATCTGTACTGGTTGCAGGTAGTTTATTCGCAGGAAATTATAATGTTGATGTTACTCATTCAAATGTAAGTTTTAAAGTAAAACATATGATGATATCAAACGTAACAGGTAAGTTTGACAAATTTAAAGGTAACTTTGTTTTTGATGAGAAAACAAAAACTTTAAAATCTCTATACGGTGAAGTCGAAGCTGCATCTGTAAATACAGAAAATGAAAAAAGAGATACACATCTAAGATCTGCAGATTTCTTTGATGTTACAAAGTATCCAACACTTACTCTTGAGTTGACAGATATAGGCAGTGATGAAGCAACAGGAAAATTAACAATACACGGTATTACAAAGCTGGTTAAGTTTGAACTTGAAACTACTGGTGTTATTAAAGATCCTTGGGGTAATCAAAGAACAGGTTTAAGTTTGGAGGCAAAAGTAAATAGACAAGAGTTCGGTCTTAAATGGAACGATCTTTTAGAAAGCGGAGGACTTATAGTAGATGATAAAGTTAAAATATTTATTGAGTTGGAGGGTATTTTAACTAAGTGA
- the ygiD gene encoding 4,5-DOPA dioxygenase extradiol, with amino-acid sequence MSQNKRAPAFFAGHGNPMNAIENNEFTRSLNSLGKSIEKPKAILAISAHWYVPYAAVSVHESDELMYDMFGFPDKLYEVEYKAENSDFLISKLQLEYEYVKVENRGLDHGVWSILVHLFPDADIPVTQISINSNLSLKEHYELGRRLSVLRDEGVMIIASGNVTHNLREVNWASGAKAESWAVDFDRYIADAIVNKDFESLIDVTSPYFNLAHPTIEHYIPLLYIAGAMNDEDESSFTYEGIELGTMSMRNWLVK; translated from the coding sequence ATGTCTCAAAATAAAAGAGCCCCTGCATTTTTTGCAGGTCACGGAAATCCTATGAATGCTATAGAAAATAATGAGTTCACACGTTCATTGAATAGCTTAGGAAAATCTATAGAAAAACCAAAAGCAATTCTTGCTATATCGGCACACTGGTATGTGCCATACGCTGCCGTATCCGTGCATGAGAGCGATGAATTAATGTATGATATGTTCGGATTTCCCGATAAGCTCTATGAAGTTGAGTATAAAGCTGAGAATTCAGATTTTTTAATATCTAAACTTCAATTAGAATATGAGTATGTTAAGGTTGAAAACAGAGGCTTGGATCACGGTGTATGGAGTATACTGGTACATCTATTTCCAGATGCAGATATTCCCGTAACTCAAATATCTATTAATTCTAATTTGAGTTTAAAAGAACATTATGAACTCGGCCGCAGATTAAGCGTACTGAGAGATGAAGGTGTAATGATCATTGCAAGTGGAAATGTAACGCATAATTTAAGAGAAGTTAACTGGGCTTCAGGTGCAAAAGCTGAATCTTGGGCAGTTGATTTTGATAGGTATATAGCTGATGCTATAGTCAATAAAGACTTTGAATCTTTAATAGATGTCACAAGTCCTTATTTCAACTTAGCTCATCCGACAATAGAGCATTATATCCCACTGCTTTACATAGCAGGTGCGATGAATGATGAAGATGAAAGTTCATTTACATATGAAGGCATTGAGCTTGGCACTATGAGTATGAGAAACTGGCTTGTCAAATAA
- a CDS encoding pirin family protein — protein sequence MLRKIAKHSMGKSNLGWLQSRFHFSFAEYRNPNNINFGVLRVLNDDIILPRSGFDMHPHENMEIISYVVDGEISHKDSMRNEETLGRGEVQYMSAGDGVVHAEYNLGDVNLRLLQIWIMPPKKGLDTLYGSYRYKADERKNKLLNIVSGQDGDSKIKLYQDVNFYVSELDAGKSIDYDIQNNKQIYYVQIEGSANINGVELDYGDAMEVTDETKLSVNATTKSHFLFIEMQKSL from the coding sequence ATGTTAAGAAAAATAGCAAAACATAGCATGGGTAAATCAAATTTAGGATGGTTGCAAAGCAGATTTCATTTCTCATTTGCAGAGTATAGGAATCCAAACAATATAAACTTTGGAGTACTGAGGGTTCTAAACGATGACATAATTTTACCCCGTAGCGGATTTGACATGCATCCGCACGAAAATATGGAGATCATCTCTTATGTAGTTGATGGTGAGATCAGCCATAAGGATTCAATGAGAAACGAAGAGACTCTAGGTCGTGGTGAAGTCCAATATATGAGTGCTGGAGATGGTGTAGTCCATGCTGAGTATAATCTAGGTGATGTTAACTTAAGACTTTTACAGATCTGGATAATGCCTCCAAAAAAAGGTTTGGATACTCTTTATGGCTCATACAGATATAAAGCAGATGAGCGTAAAAACAAACTGCTAAATATTGTCTCTGGCCAAGATGGAGATTCAAAAATAAAACTATATCAAGATGTAAATTTTTATGTATCTGAACTTGATGCAGGCAAAAGCATAGATTATGATATACAAAACAACAAACAGATATATTATGTACAAATAGAAGGGTCTGCAAATATTAACGGAGTTGAGCTAGACTACGGTGATGCTATGGAGGTAACCGATGAGACTAAACTATCTGTAAATGCAACAACAAAGAGTCACTTTTTATTTATAGAGATGCAAAAAAGTTTATAA
- a CDS encoding LemA family protein: MSTPLIVLIVVALILVLMYNSLVNKKNQVENIFATIDTQLKKRYDLIPNLVASVSKYMEHEKSLLEEVTKLRADANKPNLSDEKKIKLDAQISSALGSLMIAVENYPDLKANENVMHLQRTLNEVEEQISAARRAYNQAVTDYNNAIEMIPTNFMASAMNYTRKQVFEIVEAERKNVNVKELFN, translated from the coding sequence ATGTCCACACCTCTAATCGTACTTATAGTTGTTGCATTAATCCTGGTTTTAATGTACAACTCACTTGTAAATAAGAAAAACCAAGTTGAAAATATTTTTGCAACGATCGATACACAACTAAAAAAACGCTACGACCTAATTCCAAACCTTGTTGCATCCGTAAGCAAATATATGGAACATGAAAAATCTCTTTTAGAAGAGGTTACAAAACTTCGTGCAGATGCTAACAAACCGAATTTATCGGATGAGAAAAAAATAAAACTCGATGCACAAATAAGTTCGGCTCTTGGTTCACTGATGATCGCCGTTGAGAATTACCCTGATCTAAAAGCAAACGAAAATGTTATGCATCTTCAACGCACTCTTAATGAAGTAGAAGAGCAGATCTCTGCAGCTCGCCGTGCATATAACCAGGCTGTAACTGATTATAACAACGCTATAGAGATGATACCTACAAACTTCATGGCTAGTGCAATGAACTACACAAGAAAACAGGTATTTGAGATTGTAGAAGCTGAGCGTAAAAACGTAAACGTAAAAGAGCTTTTTAACTAA
- a CDS encoding DUF3137 domain-containing protein, protein MKSKSELTDFYYKALYPILQDLEKDRKILRSRIISVGTIYTIVFALLIYTVYGSIKDEDVLTWGIFLYVAIGGFIYKFMIKDYTSEFKEKIISPLIDSLEEKLTYHKDLHISEHLFVRSKLFSSPDRTSGNDLVKGEIKNTKIRFSDFHAEKRHRNSKGRDSWSTIFRGLFVVAEFNKNFIGETVVLPDTAQKTFGDLIGNWLQSKNLGRDELVKMDDPEFEKRFVVYSDDQIEARYILSNSIMKKLTTFEKRFGHPLYISFVRNHIHLAVYYNKDMFEPSIFSSLLEYKTAMEYVDTLHLATGIIEELKLNERIWSKV, encoded by the coding sequence ATGAAATCTAAAAGCGAACTGACAGACTTTTACTATAAAGCACTATACCCTATTCTTCAAGACCTTGAAAAAGACAGGAAAATTCTGCGTTCACGAATAATATCTGTAGGAACAATATACACTATAGTTTTTGCACTTCTAATATACACAGTGTATGGTTCAATTAAAGATGAAGACGTATTGACATGGGGTATATTTTTATACGTAGCTATAGGCGGTTTCATATATAAGTTTATGATCAAAGATTATACGAGTGAATTTAAAGAAAAGATCATATCTCCGCTTATAGATTCACTTGAGGAGAAACTTACATATCATAAAGATCTACATATATCTGAACATCTTTTTGTACGCTCAAAACTTTTCTCATCACCTGATAGAACTAGTGGTAATGACTTGGTTAAGGGTGAAATTAAAAATACAAAAATCCGTTTTTCAGACTTTCACGCTGAAAAAAGACACAGAAACTCCAAAGGACGAGATAGCTGGAGTACGATCTTTCGTGGTCTGTTTGTAGTTGCAGAGTTTAACAAAAACTTCATCGGCGAGACCGTAGTTCTCCCAGACACTGCCCAAAAAACTTTTGGAGATCTAATCGGGAATTGGTTACAATCTAAAAACTTAGGCAGAGACGAGCTTGTAAAGATGGATGATCCGGAGTTTGAAAAAAGATTTGTAGTATATTCAGACGATCAGATAGAAGCACGCTATATTCTCTCAAACTCAATTATGAAAAAACTTACTACATTTGAGAAAAGGTTTGGACACCCGCTTTATATCTCTTTTGTAAGAAACCACATACATCTTGCAGTTTACTATAACAAAGATATGTTTGAACCATCTATTTTCAGCTCACTTTTAGAGTACAAAACAGCTATGGAGTATGTAGATACGCTTCACTTAGCTACCGGAATTATAGAGGAGTTAAAACTAAACGAAAGAATCTGGAGCAAAGTATGA
- a CDS encoding EI24 domain-containing protein: MNEQNLIIQSIKDFLTPKMIKYSLAPIVVTLIIMYVMFFILAGIGADHISQMHIQAQQSTIQNGVTHTQSIDTYLEDTALIQFLMSYAATAWIATFLIYALGAFLALYASIFIAIIVIGFVTPYVLKELQKRHYQDVELIGYSNIFTALLSTLKWIGIMLLLFILLIPFYFIPFINIIAFNFPLYYFFHKMLNYDISTNMTTKDEALEIRYKNKTMLRIKTLLLYLISLVPFVIFFTTVFFVIYLGHTYFLETRKLRVKDAIPSSN; the protein is encoded by the coding sequence ATGAATGAACAAAACTTGATTATACAAAGTATAAAAGACTTTTTAACTCCAAAGATGATCAAATACTCTTTAGCACCAATTGTTGTAACGCTTATTATTATGTATGTTATGTTTTTTATTCTTGCAGGCATCGGGGCAGATCATATATCTCAAATGCATATTCAGGCCCAACAAAGTACAATACAAAACGGTGTAACTCATACGCAAAGCATAGATACTTACCTTGAGGACACTGCACTAATCCAGTTTCTTATGAGTTATGCAGCTACAGCTTGGATAGCTACATTTTTAATCTATGCACTTGGTGCTTTTTTAGCACTTTATGCATCTATTTTCATTGCAATTATAGTTATAGGTTTTGTAACTCCTTATGTGTTAAAAGAGCTTCAAAAAAGGCATTATCAAGATGTAGAGCTTATAGGTTATTCAAATATTTTTACTGCCCTGCTTTCTACTCTAAAATGGATAGGAATTATGCTTTTACTTTTTATACTTCTAATCCCATTTTACTTTATACCTTTTATAAACATCATAGCCTTTAATTTTCCTCTGTACTACTTCTTTCATAAGATGCTAAACTACGACATAAGCACCAATATGACTACAAAAGATGAAGCGCTGGAGATCAGATATAAGAACAAAACTATGCTTAGAATTAAAACTCTTCTGCTTTATCTTATAAGTCTTGTACCTTTTGTAATATTTTTTACAACAGTATTTTTTGTAATATATTTAGGTCATACTTACTTTTTAGAAACCAGAAAACTAAGGGTTAAAGATGCGATACCTTCTTCTAATTAG